The nucleotide window tctgcGTATCAACTTTATGCGCTGACGTTTTTAGACGGTGTTCGCTAGAAAAAATATTGCTGAACACGTTTCTGAGGAGGCAAAACAGCACCTTGAAGTTTAATTCGCTATTTTGGATCATTAGTTCTACCAAGTtgaactattattactattattatcatttggTAGAACTATTATTACTGATATGCACATTATCGTATTTCAGAAATCATAGTTTTATGGACACTTTAGGGATATGCAACTTTGTAAGTTTataaaaaattgaaagaacTTTGCTTCTTATTACGATTTTATATTCGAAGAATATTGATGTGGAAAAAGATTTGGAATTCGAAAGAATGGCAAAGTTATAACACTGGAAATAACTGCATTTCGTGTGGGATAAATATTAACTACAAACATTAATCGTATTTTTATCAAACTACATTTTTTGCACCAAGTCAATATTCGGAAGTTGAAATTTTTTTCAAAGCAAGTTTTGTCTTAGTCAACCACTATTTTTTCAGTTCTaggaattattttcaaaaatcgtAAGACTTAAGGATCATCTATTTTTCGTCAAGTTCATCGTGAACATTTGTTGTTTTCTAAATTCTGCATTATTTTCACATTGGACATAAGTTAACAATGTTCCACGAGACATGGAGTAACAACACTATGTAATTTAATGTACTAAAATATATACAAGTAGAGTTAAAATGTTGCTTAATATTTGCTACAAAAATCTTAGTTTCTCGCTAATTATTCATAAATAGAAAAAGTGTGAAACCTCCAAGGTTGCATATCCCCATAACTAAAAATCGGCTCATCTACCATTTTTCACGATCACACAAtttcgataataaaataaaacattccaAATCAGGCATATTCACAATTTCTCAAACCGACAATGTTTGATCCAGCAATAGTCGTTTCTCAAAATTTTGCAGTGAAAAACGAAGAAACACGATTCTCGAAGATGTCAGCGTTCAACGACATTGCAAGAAAGATCGAATCGATTACAGCAGAAAGTATCTCTCGCTCGTGAGAATCTTTGAAACCTTGACGTCCAGAGAGATTTCACAGGGTAGCTGGAGAATCCAAGCGCATCACGATGCATATGTAAGAAAACGAACACCAATGTATTACTCGGAAATGAAAGTCAAAGGAAGCAGCGCAGTGTCTGGTGCAAAATATTATACTCTCGGAGAACCAAAACAGAATGACGAAGAGTAGTGCATGGGTTACGGGGGGTTGTCTTCGATCAAAGAAGCAAGGCGTTCGCTGCTGATCGCAGTGAATATCTGTGACAGTGTGTAAGTGATCACTAGTCTAGAAACGTTCAGGACGATGCCTATAATAATCCAGTCTCATCAATAATCAATCTCGGAAAAAATTATCCTCGATCTTCAAACTAATCCTACAAACAATCGCTAAAAAAGAGTGAACCAGTACGTGGgctttattttgaaatttatgTATAAACAAAACTGCAATTTTGTAGATTATCTGAACATTTTCTCAATGTCAGATCGTTATCTTAGATTCAATCTAAATTGGATTTTGTTAAAGCAATTTCGTAGGTTGCTGTTACTGAGACCGAGCGTCTTTCTAGCTCGTTCGTTATGAAAAGTTGTGAAGGTGGAACAAATTAGGAGATTACGGCATCCTGAACACTTCCGCGAAGACTGGCCGCACGATAGTCATTGGTTGCATAGTGATTCCGTGCACACGCGAGCAGATAGACGAACGTGTTCGAGGCGTGTATAGAGAAGGGTTTCTCGGTGAACAGTGAGACTGACATGTGACTGACTGAGAAAAAAAATGTTAGTTGGACGGTGATGTAAGTATTGCACGTAGGGTGAATAATGCTTTCGTCGGGCGCATGGTTCAGAGTATAACTGGGTGAGCTGAATATATAGTAGAGAGATATAATAATTGATATTTAATAAGTTGTAATCTCGAACGTGGCGACATTGTATCAGCGAGAAAAAGAATTTCTTTTCGCGCGTGTTGTCGTCGGAGAAAAAACCAAGATATGGAGATTATACaaacatatgtatgtatatatatatataaatatatatctataatatatattattattattgatttgatattgcgatacgtatgtataatatatattatatttatatgctAAACAACGTGATGTAAAAACGTAAGAAGCTTAGAAATATAATTGACTCTTACACCAAGGTCCAGATCAAGCCAGAGTATACCAAATGCAGCGGATAGAATGCACAGGAACACACAATCAATTAAacatacatattatttcgagaacAGTAACCGTTCGACATGTTTCGCGTCAGTGTTCTTTCGTTTCCTTTCGTGTTTGATTTTCCGTTTTAGCACAGAGGGTGTCTCGCTTAAAGTGTGACAAGCTGTTTTAGCAAAAACTATTACCGATACACCGTTGATAATAATCTTCTTTTGTTTGACGTTGTTCGATGGGGCCTCTCGTGGCATACCGTAGTGGCCAACAAAATTGCACCATTCCTTAAAAATACAGTTCCTTGAATATTTATGTACATTGCACATCCGGTAACTATGCTAAGCCGTTTTAATAGTTTCACGTGATCTGTTGCAATAGCATTGTAATGGTACAGACAGTTACTGCTCGTGTGAGTGGGAAACCATAgacaattatatttttaaagtgATACAATTTCTGTTGCCACTGCCGCAAAAGATCTTTGAGGCCCTAGAATTATTATACGAATCTTTTTACTGGAATTTTTAACGGTGTACTTTCTTCATTTGCATGTGATCTACGTTAAAATATGAGTGATCCaattatattatcaataagtAACACAATTCTTATCActgatatataaattttatacttTGGAGATTGGATATAATTAATTAGTTTTTGTTCAATTCAAAGTATATTTCTGTAATAGTAAAATCGTTGTAAATTATAAAAGTCAACGAGTTGACTAACAaagtattgtataataatttgtatcaACAGTGAATGTTGTAATAAGTTTTCATTAGATCAGAAGTACATACGGTCGATCAAGATGCTGGTAATAAAGTTTCACTTCactaaatagaaataataatattgtttttcAATAATAACTAACACTGTTCCAAAAGAAAACTATTAAACAGGACATAAGATACAGAAATCGCAAACACTTTAGTTATTAGTAATAGATAGTACATATAATAATTAGTCTCATTTGAACCACGTAAACGAAGTAAGAGTTCAATAGATGTCAGTAATAGTTGACGAGGAAATAGCTACTAACACACGTTAGACAAAACACTCTGCACTAATATGCAAAATACGAAGTCTCAGTTGTATAATTTATCTAATCACAACTGATTACCGATCAAATTTATTCTTTAGCAGATTGTGCTTTGTTGGCAGACAGAGCTGAACAATGAAATTTCGTTACAGAATGTATCTTGTAGAAAATTTTTATAGATAAACGATTGTATATTTTGCTATTTTTAGAGTTACCATCGATCTGTTATAGAATTCAATGGGTTAGTGCACGCTTTAGTCTCGAATTAAACGTTTTCTTATAcataaatattgatttttctTATTTCTTATTATACAATCTCTAAAAATACTGGACATTAACAAATGCAGCACAATTTCTTTATGAAAATGGAAATGAATTCTAGCTCAATGTTGTAAATTACTATCTACCTTTACTAACTTACAGTTTTTATTGTGTTCTCGATGAAGTTATAATAAAGAAAGATTAATATTCTAACAAAGAAAGATTAAATGTCACCGTTCCATGTGATAATAGTTCGTCCCCATTTCCAAGTAGCGGCTCATATCGAAAGAACTGTGTATGGTCACAATTTTATCGCTATCATTTATTTATCTTATTCTTTTAATGTATTTCGCTCATTCTGTTCCTACAAACTAAACTAATTCAACTTATTTTTTGTTTGACCAGATCAGAAACACAATAGTTATTACACATAAGGCACATATAATTGATTCGAATCACTACATCTTCTTCGTTCACAtaatcatttaaaaatgttgCCATTATTTTGATAATATGTGAACAATAGTAGGTAAAATAAATCATATTATAATAGGAAGAAAAATAactcaaataaaattatttcatttttgaAATCTGATAACATAAAGATTATATATTTGCCGAGTACaggtataattaattaatacttAACTGGAATTATCCTGCGTGCAATAATAAGttaaaaatatacaataaagTTTTATTTACCAGAGCCTCCAAAAATGAGGCctaaataatgaaaaaatatgTTACATATTTCTGACTTAGATATGTTTTTCACACAGTTTCATCCTGTGCACaccatatatgatttatctaaATAGAACACCATTCAAATGTTAACTTACAGAACTCCATTAATTGTCAACGAAAAGAACTGAATCGAGATCAGTCTACTTTCTAGATACAGCATTCCCACCAAATACAAATCCAACCACTTCTATTAAATCCTGAAAGTTCCCCGCATAATTGACAGCGTTTAACATGAGCCACGTGTGCACTAATCCGTGGAGGTTGAAATATATCCAGCTCCGTCCTGCCTTCCTTAAATCGGCTTTCTCAACTGTGCATCGATCTCGACGAGGCAAGCGATGGGCGACAGTAAATGATCAAGATCGAGCCAGGGAAAAACGATCGAAATCGATCGACGGTTTCACAGACTCGGTTTTGCGTTTTGCAATGGCGACGAAGGATTCGCGAGGGGGGGGGGCGAAGTGGGGAACCCGTTGGGGGACTCGGGATGGAACAGAGCTGAAGTGACCGAGTATGATAGAGACGGGTTATAAGAAGGCCTCGAGTGAAACGCAGGGCAAGAGAAATGGTTACCACGATGAACGGGTACAGAGGTAGGTAGGGTATCATAGGTCACACTCAGGCAAAAGAATCAGTCGTTGGGTTAGTTGGCCGCGTTAATCAGGATTAAGTACCTGGAGATGATGCTCTTCATCTTGGTATCCGGTGCAACGCCTTCTATATCGGTATCCTCGGTTGCGCCTAACCGGGCCCTCAGTCGATCTACGCTACTCTGCAGCCTCTCGATTTCCACTTCGTACTGGAAACGAAGAGACGTGGCGTTGTTAGTTACAAGACACAGACACAGATAGACAGACGGTTGAGAGACAGCCTAGCCGTTCCGTTAGATAGTATAAGAATAAAAAAAAGAGACGCGAGCGCGAGAGGAACTTGTTTGTTATCACACACATAGCATTACTCGGCACAATATTATTCTATTTACAGACGAGAGTTAAGGCACGAGATTTTAGaagttcctcttgcatttgattAGAACCGTAAGAATTTTCGACGGCTGTTATACTGATTGCCCGGCTGGTTCCTTGATTCTGGAAATGGTGCTGGAAGAATGTGCTTCGGTTTGGTGAACTTGGTCCTTCGACGAATGAAGTTCAATCaaattatcattatattttacTCGTTTGATTATGATGTAGATGTCTACGAACTAAAAGAGGCAACAAAACCACTTTCTCAAGTTTACTTAATTACCTTCCTTATTGTTAGTGGAAATCAACtgacaaatataaataagtttgtttcgaatggtttcaATTAATACAGTGTAAATTGTCGAAAATAGCCACGGAGatctacaataaatatataatctTGAACAAACATCCTTAATCTACTTcgttaaaattgatttttaatttttctacacTACTTTATCAGCTTATCATATGAACAGAAAAGATTAATGCATCTATAAAATCTATACAAATCAGGAAAAATATTTCCAGCCTTCATTCGTCGTCGAAGGAACCAGGCAAATTACAACAaaacagaataataataatttacctGATCGATGCTACGGTGACTACGCGATTTGCTCCTCCTAGTGGTGCAGCTCTCCTCCTCACTAGTGTCGGACAAATCCCTCGTCGAGTCCAACGACAACCTCCTCCTGAGCTTCGTGCAGCAGACGCTCTGATTCTGTTCCGAGTTATTCCGATGCGTCTGGTTGTTCTGCCTCCACTGATTCTGGTTGTTCCTCTGGAGATTCCTGACATTGTTCTGTGGTGGGGGAGACGGGCTAAGGTCAACACCTCTGACACCCTCGACCCCGCCGCCGCTTCCGTCCCTCTCCTCGGAGCTGCTGCTTCCTCTCCTGCCGCTTCTTCCATGATTCGGCTCcatgtgataaacgggatttgcGAAAGCTAGTGGCGCGGCACTGAGTATATGCGCGTTCGCATTATTGCTGCTGAGGTCCACGGGGCTGGAGCTCTGACTATAAGCAGCGAAACTCTGGTAGCCTGAGGAGGCGACGTTGCTCAATTGAGAAATAGAGATCTGGGAGCCCTTCTGAGACTTGGACTCCGAGACCTCGTCGTCGGCGTACCTCAACAGGTCGGACAGCTCATCCAGGTTCCCATTGGCAGTCGTGTTATTGGTCTTACTGTTATTGTAATTGTTATTCGGTTGGTGGTTGATGGACAGTGTCAAATTGGACGTCGGGTTCACCACCACGTTGGCGTTCACCGTGGTCTTCGAGACGTTGTTGTAGTTCTGATGTTGAGTCTGGTTAGCGTTCTCTTCTTTGTTGCAGTGGTTCCTGCTAGCCGATCTAGAAACGTTGTAGTTGTTATGGTTGTAGTTGTCCTCTCTGTCGTGTATGTCCAGGTTTTGCAGTCGCGCTATGTTGTGTCTGTGGttctgctgttgttgttgcgcTACGATCGTGCAGATGTTCGGCTGGTTGTTCTGCGACGTTGTGATATTGTAGTTCGAGTCCTTCAGGTTGCTGTGGCTCTCGGATCTTGTTGGGCTGGTGGGATGGGTCTGGCAGTGATTCACGTTCGCCAAACTCGCGCTGGCGGTCAGTCTGTATCCCGCGGTGGCCCTGTTGGTCCCGATTCCTCGATGCTGTCTCACGATGGGCGTTGGAGAACGAGACACAAACGCCGGCGGCTCCAGAGGGTAGTCGTCAGTAGTGATCTGCAGCTGGAGCTTCCCGTTAGCTGGCATGTACGCATTCCGAGGAAGAGTAGCGGCTCTGGCGACGTTCGGGCTGCGAGAGCTGTTGTGGCCCAAGGTGTTCGATTGCAACACCTCGTTGCTGTCCCTGATTGTCCCATTTAGGGTACTGTGGTTACTCAACGTTGATGTCGCCGATACCGAGAGATTCGTATTGCTGTTCGCGATCGTCGGATCGTTGTAGCGGAAGATGTTATTCTGTAGGTTCGGGTACCGATGCGATGTTGGTACTGGACTTGGACCCGGTTGGTCCAAAGCTAACGAGATCCTATCCAGGATCTCCGGAAGCCTGGACGGGGGCAGTGACGTCGAGGAAGATGATATCGTGACTAAACTCTCTCGCAGTAGCGCGTGTAACAGAGACAATTGCTTGCCCAGATCTATGTAGCCGTCGAACTCTAGCGAATTGTTCGCTGGCGCGTCTTTTGGCAGCGGGCTCTGTAACAGAAAATTCGATGTATCAGTGAAAAGGTCTATTCTTTGAGATTTTATATTAAGGTATGATGATGTTTTAAGCTGGTTAGGGATGTTTTTCTAAAAAATTTTATGGTACTTTTCTATTTTGTGAAAAGATTTATGTTTGCAAACGGGGAACATACGCTGATCAATTGGAGGAAGTTCTTCATGGAGGGAGCTTCTCGCTCGAGCAGGTCATTCATAAATTCCATGAAGTTCTCTTTCCCTTGGAATCTCGTGAAATTCGCGAGTGTTTGAAGAGTCTTGGCCACGAGGGTGAGATTTCTTGCTGCCTTTTCGTTCGGATATTCTGCGAAGAAGAATAGTTTCGTTTATTTTCAACACTTCTTACTCTTCAATACACCATAAATCTTTACTTTATCTTATGTTCTATACGCGCTCTTGTTGATTAGGTATTAAAAATTTGATTGACGAGAGTCTGACTGACTAGAGTGTTACaatgaaaaatgtttcaataTGACGTTGACGTAAAAGTCTAGTGCCACTGAATGTTGATACTTTTACATTCTGTATAATCTCACAAGTTAAAACAAATTAAATAGTTCGTActagttgaaaataaatcatattGATGTTACTGATAGAAACTAGCGAAACTAAAATGAAATGACTATCAAACTAGCATGAACTAGTACGGAAGCTTTGTCACCTAAAACCAGCAAAATTTTAGACACAGTACGTGATGAAGATGCAGTCTCACCGTGCGTTATGTTGAAGAGAGACGGGCTTAGGATAGCTGGACACAGGAATCTAAGAAATATGTTCGCGGAGATTAGGTTGTCTGCGATGTCCTCGCGGCCCATGTCGGCCAAGCGTTCGCGGAATATACGGAAGCACTCGCGTAATTCGAGAGGAAAATGTGCGTGGCTAGCCAGTATCCTGCCCCAAGCCAGGTCTACTGCGTTCCGTAAAttctgttgttgtttgtgtAGAGCCGCCACCGATGCAACCTTCAGCGGGTCCACCTCGCAGTCGCCACCCTCTACTGCGCTCCTGACTACAGCACCCAAGGTCTCCTGCAGGTACCTGTCGCCCGTCAACTTCAGATAGGCCTCCATCGCCTTCGTGGCTAAGGAATTTCCTCGAAAGGTGAGCCTCTCGTCGTCTGAAATTCAATACAATTTTTAGTAACTAAACCATTCGACTGAAGGCCATTGTCATAGATCGTTTGCGCCTTTCAATACTCATTATTATACTGTGGATCTTTACGTAAACAGTTTCTAAAACAATCGTAAGAAACAGAACTTACATAATAATGTATCTTTTGTTTTCATCATTGCAATGAGTCTGTACTCTTAACTGACTGTGGATCTTTACTTTGCATAAACATTTTCTAAGACAATCGTAAGAAGCAGAAGTTACATAACaatgtttcttttcttttaatcCTTTCAATGACTTTGTATTCTTAACTTCTGCTCTATTCACAGTTTTGTTCTTTCAGGTATCACAGGAAGAATAATTAACATCAGGTATttcaaaaattcttaaaaaGAAATATGATCTGTTGAAGCTACCAAGACGCAAATTTTTCCAGGATTATAATCAACAAGTTAGCTTTCGATATATTAATCGTTTGTCCAATGTAATAATTTTCCCTCACGACTGCGTATACAATTTTTAAGTACTTTTTTCTGCGTTGTGTTTCCACAGTAATTTTCATTGAACAGACTCGTGACGCTAAAACAGCTAGCACGCGATAACCCATTTTTCTTGATAGACCCAGGTTTCCAGAGGAATAAAATTGACCCGTTTGTTCATCATGAATCATCAGCGACCATATCGAGGCAGTTTTAATGACAGTGTAACACACCTATTCTGTGTATGTCCATCATGACCAAGTCAGCAAGAAACTGTGGCGCTTTCTTTTCCCGTTGCATGACAGCCACCAACGCGGTGGCGATGTCCTCCTTCGCTTTCACGGCGATCACCGGCTCTAATTTCTCGCAGAGTGACTTGTAATCCGACTTCAAGTATTCCAGGAACTCCTGGTATACCTGCACAGGCAATATATCTACGGATTGGAAGCGGCATTTTACCCTAAGCGTCGGTGGTTCCTTTAATGGGCCCTTGTCTCCAACCACCGGATACCACTTTTCTGTTAGATAACGCGACGTCACGTTGTGCACGGGTATGCTGACGGAACCTGAGAACAATTCCAAAcatatatttgattattaattAATCATCGTGGGCCACTAGGGTCAGAAAATTTTTAAATgttattcttcagaaaattattTGCGATATTCTGTGATTTCTAGGATCGCAAGTTTCTAAGAATGCAGGCGGTGACTTTCGGTACGTGATCACGCATAATAAGAACGAGTGATGCATACTTAATCGTAGGAAAATTCAAGTTGCTTTATGTTATTGGTCATCGAAAGTAGTTCACATGACAGTAACATGAGGTTGCTAGTTGCCGCGATTGCATCTACGTGTTACTCAACAGAGAAAGTATTATATAATTCGGCCTGAACTTTGAATGATGAAATTCCAAATCGTTCTGATGCTATTTAACTGAAGAATAAAATGTCTcgcataaacattaaaaaaactATCTAAAATACCGTATGGATAAACCAAAGAGCagtgtattattataataatctacaacaggggtgtcaaactcgcggcccgagatgaacatttttgatgtcaagtatcagaacgtaaacaataatttaactttataataaaaatatttgtttctatgaacactgattttttttttgcggcccacctaaagttaagcattatttatttattattatggcccaagttagcttttgagtttgacacccctgatctaCAATATCACGACTTTTAGGTGAGCTAAAGCACTGAAAATAAACagagataaatataaaataaataactatTATCAAAACATCGTTACAGAAAATTATATAACAAATGCTCAAGACAAATGATGTCCATTATCTTTTGTCAAGTTATCGTGTAAATGAACTACAACCAttttttattgcaattatttatcGATTACGTCTATTTCCATTTGTCTCTGGTGCTCAAGGCCACATGAAGGTCGCGATTGTCATTAAATTCGTCTAGACCACGAcatgatgataataattatatgattctataaatatacttttaaatTGATAcgttaattaaatgaaattacagGTTTGTCTTTTAATTTGAAGAAACCCTTTTCTACAATGTTGATGAGAGAATTACGAAAAAACTGCCATACCGATTAGAACATTCTTGTCTCTCTTCTTCTTTCGGTCAGCTTCCCTGTATAAGTTCACTTGTATAGTATTGACAGAAGGCAAATGATGGAAGTCGAAGTGTTCGCCCCAGAAGCAGAGGTCTGCCTTCAATTTGGCGGTGGTTCGCGCGTACAGGGTGCTGTCTAGGCAGACCTCGCAAAAATATCGCTTCTTCGCCGCCACACCTTTCGCCTCGAGCAGCCATATCTGCAGAGAATTGTCCGTACGTCTTGTTTGCTCTGCGTCCGGCTGAACGGATTTCCTTAAACTGAATTCGAAACACAAATCAGGATTTTGAACCTTTCGAGTAACGTCGAAGGGAAACTACAACTAAACTCTATCTTTGTAGAAAACTATGCACCTTATCATTGTATTTCTCCTCAAATTTTGAAGCTCTTTCAATCTTCAACCATGCATTCTACTAATTATGTCCACTACCTTGGTTCATTCGTTTTTAAATTTCAAGAATTATTGGACTACAGATTTCGTGCAGGTATTGCAAAAATTGATAAGTGAAATAGAGAATAGCATTTTCAATTGAAACACTATTATCAATTGATGAGAACTATCTAAaggaaaaatacatttttatttaactcttgTATTATAGAATTGTTGCAGAACATttccattttgcataaagatccgcagtctagtaattatacTGTGTATATTTATTAGATATTTTCTTAATTCTCGCTGCATACTGCTTCACTTAAAATCCATAATTTCAGGAAACACCATAATACACCTTTTGTCTTTTAGAATTCAAACAACTGGCAAAGAAAACTGATATTAGTAGAATGGTATTCTTTTATCTAGATGGCAAGCTAGCTAACTAACTAAGTTTTAACGTTTCAGTCAAAACATTTTTTACTGAATTCTCTCAACAATTTTAACATTAGAACTATACGAAGCCATCAACGTGCCTAATATGTATTGTTTTGTAACAATGGCAaggttggatttatttaaacatcatattatttctattataatatgtataagcttgaataaagaattttatCTCAAAATTTCTCACATAAACATGTTTATAATGTcaagaattgtaaaagaaaaagtcaGTCGTTTTGACTGGTTTATAGTTCTAATATTAAATGGTTACTCTCAAGGGACTCAAacttattcaaatcaatgtatctaatccaaataaaaaataactacATTAAATGCATcataagaagaagaaaatagCAGATGAAATTGTCCAAAACTGAATTTTCTCGCAATATACTCACACGCAGTTTCACTAACCAATTTGTCAATGTGATCAATTACTGAACATTGCTTATGTTCGGTAATAttaaacaaaatattaaatattaaacaaataatattaacactaaacctaccaagcagtaatactaactggcgtgtactgcttcacaaacgtgagaagaccgaatttatttagaatttgtaaagtttttattataaaacttgctccaataatataacttattcaagcattttccacgaaagagtctcggaacttttcagaattgcaaaataagaaagcggtcactttgatcgcggtaggtttagtgttaaaataatATCAAACAAACACCGTAATAAACATACTACGTCCGGATACTTTTGAACAGTAATGTAGCCATATAATCCAGCCGCGTGAACACGGCAGTGTTAGGACCACGATCTCTGACACATCGCCTCAAAGCCAGAGCGTATCCGCACGGGACGGGAATAAAAATCTCGGCGCTTTACTCTCAAACGGAAACCGCTTCGAATTCGTCAGACCGCATGGGTTCAGGATTCTCGGTCGGCTGTGGCTTGTCGAGTAAAAAACAAGCGAAAGAAGAGACAGAGGAACGGTACCAACCTGTGTAACCACTGGTCCCGTTCGTGAGCGGTCCTGCAACTGAAATACTTGGGTCCACCGGTGCTGGGTGTGACCTGGAAGCAGTGAGGTCTGCCAAGCAGGCTCGGATGCAGCGGTGTCACGGCCGCGAGGTCCATCGAGGTCACCGCCTGTCCGCAGAGGAGGGACTCGTGTGAACGGCAACCCCGAAGTCCGGCGCCGCGTTGCTTCTGTCGCTCGAGCTTCGTCACGCTCTTCGTCCTCTTCAGCGGGTTCGAGCGGAACGACCTCTTCGAGAAGAAATTCTGCAAACGGAAAGAGAACAGCACGGTGAATGCGTGTCGCGTGGCGCGGTTAGTGGAATAGGGTTCTTCGTCATAATCATGGCTTAGGTACTAGGCTTACTAGGCTACCTTTATGTTGTGATCTGTAAGAGAATGTAGATCGACAGGTGTTTTATCTGAATCCTAATTTATCGATTCTTAtcgaaatttattattatttattgttaaacAATTTAACTACGATCTATTTCGCAGCTACGATAATTAGCACTCTTCGTCCTTGACACTATGTTCACGGAACACTAAGAGCAGCTTTGTTTGACATTGTTTCATAAAAAGAAGAAtgtatttattcagatttttagcgatttttatGATTTTATGCAGTAGTGAggataattatagactcaaagtaacgtTTATATCTCtttagtgatatttaaataaaaacttaaaaaaatatcatacttgtatatttttttattggatatgataatataaaatagaaatatacaaatattatttcctttttggttttcgtttaaatgtcagtaaaaatgtaaaagtttaagtttaagtttataattatttacagcaCTGTAGGTAGCCCCTTTTAGCTGAGTTTTCAATCTGTAtattaaaagaaaataataaaatatattaataatatacaaaaatattaataaataataatatcaataaaaatatacaaatatatttgtatatagcAATTT belongs to Megalopta genalis isolate 19385.01 chromosome 1, iyMegGena1_principal, whole genome shotgun sequence and includes:
- the LOC117218758 gene encoding uncharacterized protein LOC117218758 isoform X1, with translation MLNAENLEESPKRRSTFYVSLDGEARHPSKIPKTISADPDKFASNTFPISKAVPTVILTRTLSNNESMSSAKRPEDSFPESRGKVQSLTKIFETPKSEQQPPVAGSEQRKKVERTRSFKTIERFQSRFTGRKDASRKDNRLNNTIACFEVEDEDPKRKTEEKRAGKIAESKANGAAKNASSETRSKQNGNTTFTNLLIRRTHSTKLARSTSTLVKVPGRHVSVDSPCGVATPARNENRSGSEKSKDDETPDDSVVDNDEGTESSVFEDADVDAGIHSGESERPKHKTVALRSRERLDDTSYEKACRRGSAPATPVLGARPLDVTPNRIVNFFSKRSFRSNPLKRTKSVTKLERQKQRGAGLRGCRSHESLLCGQAVTSMDLAAVTPLHPSLLGRPHCFQVTPSTGGPKYFSCRTAHERDQWLHSLRKSVQPDAEQTRRTDNSLQIWLLEAKGVAAKKRYFCEVCLDSTLYARTTAKLKADLCFWGEHFDFHHLPSVNTIQVNLYREADRKKKRDKNVLIGSVSIPVHNVTSRYLTEKWYPVVGDKGPLKEPPTLRVKCRFQSVDILPVQVYQEFLEYLKSDYKSLCEKLEPVIAVKAKEDIATALVAVMQREKKAPQFLADLVMMDIHRIDDERLTFRGNSLATKAMEAYLKLTGDRYLQETLGAVVRSAVEGGDCEVDPLKVASVAALHKQQQNLRNAVDLAWGRILASHAHFPLELRECFRIFRERLADMGREDIADNLISANIFLRFLCPAILSPSLFNITHEYPNEKAARNLTLVAKTLQTLANFTRFQGKENFMEFMNDLLEREAPSMKNFLQLISSPLPKDAPANNSLEFDGYIDLGKQLSLLHALLRESLVTISSSSTSLPPSRLPEILDRISLALDQPGPSPVPTSHRYPNLQNNIFRYNDPTIANSNTNLSVSATSTLSNHSTLNGTIRDSNEVLQSNTLGHNSSRSPNVARAATLPRNAYMPANGKLQLQITTDDYPLEPPAFVSRSPTPIVRQHRGIGTNRATAGYRLTASASLANVNHCQTHPTSPTRSESHSNLKDSNYNITTSQNNQPNICTIVAQQQQQNHRHNIARLQNLDIHDREDNYNHNNYNVSRSASRNHCNKEENANQTQHQNYNNVSKTTVNANVVVNPTSNLTLSINHQPNNNYNNSKTNNTTANGNLDELSDLLRYADDEVSESKSQKGSQISISQLSNVASSGYQSFAAYSQSSSPVDLSSNNANAHILSAAPLAFANPVYHMEPNHGRSGRRGSSSSEERDGSGGGVEGVRGVDLSPSPPPQNNVRNLQRNNQNQWRQNNQTHRNNSEQNQSVCCTKLRRRLSLDSTRDLSDTSEEESCTTRRSKSRSHRSIDQYEVEIERLQSSVDRLRARLGATEDTDIEGVAPDTKMKSIISRNGAILLATTVCHERPHRTTSNKRRLLSTVYRLISVEEELRREQQKMSAALSYKQRVIDAQEQQIAALDAANSRLMTSNTRLLSALSTLKQRYNAKTQSSSEAAALLQNIADIGELKSSSC